Within the Leisingera thetidis genome, the region TGGTCATCGACTGGATCATGGCGATCTGGCGCTTCAGCACCTTGTCGTCCATGCCCGCGTCCTGCACCTGCTTGGCCATTTTTCCCATGCCGGGCATCATCTGCATCATGCCCTCCATGCCGCCCATCTGGATCATCTGTTCAAGCTGCATCTTCAGGTCGTTCATGTTGAACTGACCCTTCATCATGCGCTTCATCATCTTTTCGGCCTGTTCGGCCTCGATGGTTTCCTGGGCCTTTTCGACCAGCGCCACGATGTCGCCCATGCCGAGGATGCGTCCGGCGATGCGGTCGGCCTCGAAGGTCTCCAGCGCGTCCATCTTCTCGCCCAGGCCGACAAAGCGGATCGGCTTGCCGGTGACGGCGCGCATCGACAGCGCCGCACCGCCGCGGCCGTCGCCGTCCATCCGGGTCAAGACCACGCCGGAGATGCCGATCTTGGCGTCGAATTCCTCGGCCACTTCAACGGCGACCTGGCCGGTCAGGCCGTCGACCACCAGCAGAGTCTCGCGCGGGGAGACCACGTTGCGGACGTCCTCGACCTCCTGCATCAGCACTTCGTCGATGTGCAGGCGGCCGGCGGTGTCGAGCATGTAGACGTCATAGCCGCCCAGCGTTGCCTGCTGCTTGGCGCGCTTGGCGATGTCGACGGGCTTCTGGCCGGGCACGATCGGCAGGGTATCGACGCCGATCTGGGCACCCAGCACCGCCAGCTGGTCCATTGCCGCCGGGCGGTAGACGTCGAGCGAGGCCATCAGGACCTTCTTACCTTCTTTGTCTTTCAGCCGCTTGGCGAGCTTGCCGGTGGTGGTGGTCTTACCGGAACCCTGCAGGCCGACCATCAGGACCGGGGCAGGCGGGTTGTCGACCTTGAGCTTGCCGGGGTCCTCGTCGCCGCGCAGCACGTCGACCAGCGCGTCATGGACGATCTTCACCACCTGCTGGCCCGGGGTCACCGATTTGGTGACCGCCTGGCCGGTGGCCTGTTCCTGCACCTTCTTGACGAAGTCGCGCGCGACCGGCAGCGAGACGTCGGCCTCCAGCAGCGCCACGCGCACCTCGCGCAGGGCGGATTTGACGTCTTCTTCGTTCAGGGCGCCCTGCTTGGTGAGCCGGTCAAAGACGCCGGAAAGGCGTTCGGATAGATTTTCAAACATGCCTTGCGGCCTCCTGTGCCGGTTTCCAGTTGTGGCGTCCCCGTATGTAGGCGACAAGCGATCCATGCGCAAATGCCCCCACGGGCGTAACACGCTGGTGGGGGGCGATCCCTGGCACGGGCAGGGACCGGAAGACTCGGGCTCTTCCGGATGTTGGGGCAGGCGTTACGCCGATTGGCCGCCGGAGTCAACCTTTGCGGGGAGGCCGGCGGGCAGCCATGCGGTTATTGCATCGGGCAGATGCTGCAGGCCGCCTCGGTTGGCGCAGGCCTTAACCACCGGGTGGCGGTCGGCGCTGATACCACCGGGCGGGATTGGTTCACCGCCCTGGCTGAGATGCCTGGGCCGGCGCCGCCAAAAGCCGGGGGAAGGGTGAGCATGAACCCGGTCAGCCAGGGCGTGTCAGCGCGGCTAAGCCGTCTGCGCGCTTGACTCGGAGGGGTGGGCTTGGCCAACATCGGAAGGCTGGTCCGTTGCCGTCCACTCAGCGGTGCGGGCCGCTTGGATGAGCACCGAGGCAGATCTTCAGCACAGGCTTGCAACGCGAACCTTAGAGTCCGCGGTCCTCAGCGGGCAGCCGCATCAGCCAAGGGAGGATCTTAGACCATGCGCGTTTTCACTATTCTGGGACCGTCGCAGTCCGGCAAATCAACGCTGGCCACGGCGCTCGCCAATCTGGACAGCGCCGCCGGCAAGAGGCAGGAGGTTGCAGGCGTCGCCGCTTTGCAGCCTTTTTCATTTATGGGCGAGGACTGGGCTGCGATCGACATCGCGGGCGGCGCCGACAACCTGGCGCAGGCGGGGCCGGCGCTGGCGTCCAGTGACGCTGCCGTCCTCTGCGTGCCGGCTGACGCCGGGGCTGCGGTGCTCAGCGCGCCGTATCTGCGCAAGCTGGAGGAGGCGGGCATTCCCGCCTTTATTTTTGTCAACCGCATGGACCAGGCGGCGGACAGGGTGGCGGAAATCGTTGCCGCGCTGCAGGCCTATTGCAGCCACAACATCATCCTGCGGCAGGTGCCGATCCGCGAGGACGGTGAAGTTGTGGGTGCTGTGGATCTGATCTCGGAGCGTGCCTGGCAGTATCAGGAGGGCAAGCCCTCGGCGCTGATCGAGCTGCCGGTGGCGATGTATGCGCGCGAGCAGGAGGCGCGGACCGAGCTCTTAGAGGCGCTGGCGGATTTTGACGACACGCTGCTGGAAGAGCTGATCGAGGATCAGAAGGTGATGCCGGAGGAGGTCTATGACGTGGCGACCAAGGTGCTGCAGCACAATGACCTGATTCCGGCGCTGATGGGCTCTGCCGAACACAAGAACGGCATCCTGCGGCTGATGAAGTCG harbors:
- the ffh gene encoding signal recognition particle protein, which gives rise to MFENLSERLSGVFDRLTKQGALNEEDVKSALREVRVALLEADVSLPVARDFVKKVQEQATGQAVTKSVTPGQQVVKIVHDALVDVLRGDEDPGKLKVDNPPAPVLMVGLQGSGKTTTTGKLAKRLKDKEGKKVLMASLDVYRPAAMDQLAVLGAQIGVDTLPIVPGQKPVDIAKRAKQQATLGGYDVYMLDTAGRLHIDEVLMQEVEDVRNVVSPRETLLVVDGLTGQVAVEVAEEFDAKIGISGVVLTRMDGDGRGGAALSMRAVTGKPIRFVGLGEKMDALETFEADRIAGRILGMGDIVALVEKAQETIEAEQAEKMMKRMMKGQFNMNDLKMQLEQMIQMGGMEGMMQMMPGMGKMAKQVQDAGMDDKVLKRQIAMIQSMTKKERANPALLQASRKKRIAAGSGMEVSDLNKLLKMHRQMADVMKKMGKMGKGKMLKQAMKGMFGKGGGMPGMDGMDPSQMDPKALEAAAKAMGGGKGLPGGLPGLGGGMGLPAGLSGFGKKK